From one Staphylococcus kloosii genomic stretch:
- a CDS encoding cell division protein FtsQ/DivIB encodes MADKVRTFDSEYLQEKRERRRKRQKQIQYTIFGVLLFVIIIFLLYMFTSISKISNVKIVGNDNVSKSKIEKYINVKSDSRMYTYSTRKAESNLKKHELIKDAEVRKHFPNKMTVKVTEYKIVGLVKKKDNYVPILENGKQLDSYSGTSTDDGPILDGFKKGKQEKMIEALAKMPTNVRNMISEIKYDPSDNSQNQIKLYTSDNLQILGNIKTIASKMKYYPQMSQSLKRNDSGELEKSGYLDLTVGASFIPYSESSNTKSDSDRDVEKGTAEADKAKDELQSALNKINKNSKESN; translated from the coding sequence TTGGCCGATAAAGTAAGAACTTTTGACTCTGAGTATTTACAAGAAAAGCGAGAGCGAAGACGTAAAAGGCAAAAACAAATTCAATATACAATTTTTGGTGTTTTACTATTCGTGATTATAATATTTTTACTGTATATGTTTACATCTATTAGTAAAATTAGTAATGTCAAAATAGTAGGGAATGATAACGTATCCAAAAGTAAGATTGAAAAATATATCAATGTTAAATCGGATTCTAGAATGTACACTTATAGCACTAGAAAAGCTGAAAGTAATTTAAAAAAACATGAGTTGATTAAAGATGCTGAAGTGAGAAAACATTTCCCTAACAAAATGACTGTTAAAGTTACTGAATATAAAATAGTAGGATTGGTTAAAAAGAAAGATAATTATGTCCCTATTTTAGAAAATGGCAAGCAACTAGATAGTTACAGTGGAACATCTACTGATGATGGTCCAATACTAGATGGCTTCAAAAAAGGGAAACAAGAAAAAATGATTGAAGCACTAGCTAAAATGCCAACTAATGTACGAAACATGATTTCTGAAATTAAATATGATCCTAGCGATAATTCGCAAAATCAAATTAAACTTTATACTTCGGATAACTTGCAAATCTTAGGTAATATCAAAACGATTGCTAGCAAAATGAAATATTACCCACAAATGTCTCAATCATTAAAACGAAATGACTCTGGTGAATTAGAAAAATCAGGCTATTTAGATTTAACAGTAGGTGCTTCATTTATTCCTTACTCTGAATCATCTAATACAAAATCAGATAGTGATCGAGATGTAGAAAAGGGTACAGCAGAAGCAGATAAGGCAAAAGATGAGTTGCAAAGTGCCTTAAATAAGATTAATAAGAACTCAAAAGAAAGTAATTAA
- the murD gene encoding UDP-N-acetylmuramoyl-L-alanine--D-glutamate ligase codes for MLNYTGLEGKNVLVLGLAKSGYEAAKLLTRLGANVVVNDGKDLSQDSHAKDLENIGVKVIGGEHPLSLLDNEPIIFKNPGIPYTVPILQEAQERGLKILTEVELSYLISEAPIIGVTGTNGKTTVTSLIGDIFQKSRLVGRMSGNIGYVASKVAQEVTKDDYLVTELSSFQLLGIEQYKPHIAIITNIYSAHLDYHETLENYQNAKKQIYKNQDEHDYLICNYHQRHLIESESLKAKTLYFSTQQEVDGIYIKDGYIVFKGFRIIHTDDLVLPGEHNLENILAAVLAALLAGVPVNAIIASLTTFSGIEHRLQYIGTNKTNKYYNDSKATNTLATQFALNSFNQPIIWLCGGLDRGNGFDELIPYMENVRVMITFGETQEKFVKLGESQGKYVIKAIDIKDAVNKIQDIIEPNDVVLLSPACASWDQYNTFEERGQQFIDSFKAQLPSF; via the coding sequence TGACTCGTCTTGGCGCTAATGTAGTGGTCAATGACGGAAAAGATTTGTCACAGGATTCACATGCTAAGGATTTAGAAAATATTGGCGTGAAAGTTATCGGTGGGGAACACCCTTTATCATTGTTAGATAATGAACCAATCATTTTTAAAAATCCTGGTATACCTTATACAGTACCTATTTTACAAGAAGCGCAAGAGCGTGGATTGAAAATATTAACAGAAGTAGAATTAAGTTACCTCATATCAGAAGCACCAATTATTGGTGTTACTGGGACAAATGGTAAAACAACAGTTACTTCATTAATTGGCGATATTTTTCAAAAAAGTAGACTGGTAGGTAGAATGTCAGGGAATATTGGTTATGTCGCTTCTAAAGTAGCTCAAGAAGTTACTAAAGATGATTATCTAGTTACTGAATTATCATCTTTCCAATTATTAGGAATAGAACAATATAAGCCACATATTGCTATAATTACTAACATATATTCAGCGCATCTCGACTATCATGAGACACTAGAAAATTATCAAAATGCGAAAAAGCAAATTTATAAAAATCAAGATGAGCATGATTATTTAATTTGTAACTATCACCAACGTCATTTGATTGAATCTGAATCTTTGAAAGCTAAAACTTTATACTTTTCTACACAACAAGAAGTCGATGGTATTTATATCAAAGATGGTTACATCGTGTTTAAAGGTTTCCGTATTATCCATACTGATGATTTAGTTTTACCTGGTGAGCACAACTTAGAAAATATTTTAGCGGCGGTTTTAGCAGCTTTACTTGCTGGTGTTCCTGTTAATGCAATTATTGCTAGTTTAACGACGTTCTCAGGTATTGAGCATAGATTGCAGTATATTGGCACTAATAAAACGAACAAATATTACAATGACTCTAAGGCAACGAATACTTTAGCGACTCAATTTGCTCTTAATTCATTTAACCAACCAATTATTTGGTTATGCGGTGGATTAGATCGCGGTAATGGATTCGATGAATTGATTCCATATATGGAAAATGTTCGTGTAATGATTACTTTTGGTGAAACTCAAGAAAAGTTTGTGAAATTGGGTGAGAGTCAAGGTAAATATGTAATTAAGGCTATAGATATAAAAGATGCAGTAAATAAAATTCAAGATATAATAGAGCCGAATGACGTAGTATTGTTATCTCCAGCGTGCGCAAGTTGGGATCAATACAATACTTTTGAAGAGCGTGGTCAACAATTTATTGATAGCTTTAAAGCTCAATTACCTTCTTTTTAA